One genomic segment of Pseudomonas sp. p1(2021b) includes these proteins:
- the ahpF gene encoding alkyl hydroperoxide reductase subunit F — protein MLDATLKSQLKTYLERVTQPIEIVASLDDGAKSRELHDLLVEIAGLSNLITLREDGSDARRPSFSLNRPGADISLRFAGIPMGHEFTSLVLALLQVGGHPSKASAEVIEQIQALEGEFTFETYFSLSCQNCPDVVQALNLMAVLNPNVRHVAIDGALFQDEVEARKVMAVPSIYLNGEVFGQGRMGLEEILGKIDTNAGSRQAEKINAKDAFDVLVVGGGPAGASAAIYAARKGIRTGVAAERFGGQVLDTLAIENFISVQETEGPKLATALEEHVKQYDVDIMNLQRGEALVPATDGGLHEVRLASGASLKAKTVILATGARWREMNVPGEQQYRARGVAYCPHCDGPLFKGKRVAVIGGGNSGVEAAIDLAGIVAQVTLIEFDSQLRADAVLQRKLHSLPNVKVITSALTTEVLGDGEKVTGLRYKDRSNDQVHDVALEGIFVQIGLLPNTDWLKGTVELSPRGEIIVDAKGQTNIPGVFAAGDVTTVPYKQIVIAVGEGAKASLAAFDHLIRTSAPA, from the coding sequence ATGTTGGACGCCACGCTTAAATCGCAACTGAAAACCTACCTGGAGCGGGTCACCCAGCCGATCGAGATCGTTGCTTCCCTCGACGACGGCGCGAAGTCCCGCGAATTGCACGACCTGCTGGTGGAGATCGCCGGCCTGTCGAACCTCATCACCCTGCGCGAGGACGGCAGCGACGCCCGTCGCCCTTCGTTCTCGCTCAACCGCCCGGGTGCCGACATCAGCCTGCGCTTCGCCGGCATCCCCATGGGCCATGAATTCACCTCCCTGGTGCTGGCGCTGCTGCAGGTCGGCGGCCACCCGTCCAAGGCCAGTGCCGAAGTGATCGAGCAGATCCAGGCCCTGGAAGGCGAGTTCACCTTCGAAACCTATTTCTCGCTGTCGTGCCAGAACTGCCCGGACGTGGTCCAGGCGCTGAACCTGATGGCGGTGCTCAACCCCAACGTTCGCCACGTGGCCATCGACGGTGCGCTGTTCCAGGATGAAGTCGAGGCGCGCAAGGTCATGGCGGTACCGAGCATCTACCTGAACGGTGAGGTCTTCGGCCAGGGCCGCATGGGCCTGGAGGAGATCCTCGGCAAGATCGACACCAACGCCGGCAGCCGCCAGGCCGAGAAGATCAACGCCAAGGACGCCTTCGACGTGCTGGTGGTCGGTGGTGGCCCGGCGGGCGCCTCGGCAGCCATCTACGCGGCGCGCAAAGGCATCCGTACCGGTGTCGCGGCCGAGCGTTTCGGCGGCCAGGTGCTCGACACCCTGGCGATCGAGAACTTCATCTCGGTGCAGGAAACCGAAGGCCCGAAACTGGCCACGGCGCTGGAAGAGCACGTCAAGCAGTACGACGTGGACATCATGAACCTGCAGCGCGGTGAAGCGCTGGTCCCGGCCACCGACGGCGGCCTGCACGAAGTGCGCCTGGCCAGTGGGGCGTCGCTCAAGGCCAAGACCGTGATCCTGGCCACCGGCGCCCGCTGGCGCGAGATGAACGTGCCCGGCGAGCAGCAATACCGCGCCCGCGGCGTGGCCTACTGCCCGCACTGTGACGGCCCGCTGTTCAAGGGCAAGCGCGTGGCGGTGATCGGCGGTGGCAACTCCGGTGTGGAAGCGGCCATCGACCTGGCGGGCATCGTCGCCCAGGTGACCCTGATCGAGTTCGACAGCCAGCTGCGTGCCGATGCCGTGCTGCAACGCAAGCTGCACAGCCTGCCGAACGTCAAGGTCATCACCAGCGCCTTGACCACCGAAGTGCTGGGCGATGGCGAGAAGGTCACCGGCCTGCGCTACAAGGACCGCAGCAACGACCAGGTGCATGATGTGGCGCTCGAGGGGATCTTCGTGCAGATCGGCTTGCTGCCGAACACCGATTGGCTCAAGGGCACCGTCGAGCTGTCGCCGCGTGGCGAGATCATCGTCGATGCCAAAGGCCAGACCAATATCCCGGGTGTGTTCGCCGCCGGTGATGTGACCACGGTGCCGTACAAGCAGATCGTCATCGCCGTGGGCGAGGGCGCCAAGGCCTCCCTGGCCGCCTTCGACCACCTGATCCGTACCTCGGCGCCGGCTTGA
- a CDS encoding YceH family protein, producing the protein MSEHETASAGRFNSIEIRVLGSLIEKQATNPETYPLTLNALVLACNQKTSREPVMNLSPGQVGQALRALEGQEMTRLQMGSRADRWEHRVDKALELVPAQLVLMGLMFLRGPQTLSELLTRSNRLHDFDDVEQIQHQLERLVSRGLALHLPRQAGQREDRYTHALGDPGEIEAILAARQQGGGERSGASSVSQERIEALEARVAALEARLAELEG; encoded by the coding sequence ATGTCAGAACACGAAACCGCAAGCGCAGGCCGCTTCAACAGCATCGAAATCCGTGTACTCGGCTCACTGATCGAAAAACAGGCCACCAACCCGGAAACCTACCCGCTGACCCTCAACGCTTTGGTCCTGGCCTGCAACCAGAAAACCAGCCGGGAACCGGTGATGAACCTTTCTCCAGGCCAAGTCGGCCAGGCCTTGCGTGCGCTGGAAGGTCAAGAGATGACCCGCCTGCAGATGGGCAGCCGTGCCGATCGCTGGGAGCATCGGGTGGACAAGGCCCTGGAACTGGTGCCGGCGCAACTGGTGCTGATGGGGCTGATGTTCCTGCGCGGGCCACAGACCCTGAGCGAGCTGCTGACCCGCAGCAACCGCCTGCACGACTTCGACGATGTGGAGCAGATCCAGCACCAGCTCGAGCGCCTGGTCTCCCGCGGCCTGGCCTTGCACCTGCCACGCCAGGCCGGCCAGCGTGAAGACCGCTACACCCATGCCCTGGGCGACCCCGGTGAAATCGAGGCGATCCTGGCCGCACGCCAGCAAGGTGGCGGCGAGCGCAGTGGCGCTAGCAGTGTGTCACAGGAACGAATCGAAGCCCTGGAGGCGCGGGTCGCCGCGCTGGAGGCACGCCTGGCCGAACTCGAAGGTTGA
- the gorA gene encoding glutathione-disulfide reductase, with translation MAYDFDLFVIGAGSGGVRAARFAAGFGAKVAVAESRYLGGTCVNVGCVPKKLLVYGAHVADELEQAAGFGWTLEEGHFDWATLIANKNREIERLNGIYRNLLVNSGVTLLQGHARITGAHEVEVEGQRYSARHILIATGGWPQIPDIPGKELAITSNEAFYLKALPRRVLVVGGGYIAVEFAGIFQGLGADTTLLYRGDLFLRGFDGSVRTHLKEELEKRGLNLQFNSDIQRIEQLDDGSLKATLKDGRELVADCVFYATGRRPMLDNLGLENTGVELDARGFIRVDEQYQTTEPSIIAIGDVIGRVQLTPVALAEGMAVARRLFKPEHYRPVDYQNIPTAVFSQPPIGTVGLTEEQALEAGHKVQIFESRFRAMKLTLTDIQEKTLMKLVVDADTDKVLGCHMVGPDAGEIIQGLGIALKAGATKQQFDETIGVHPTAAEEFVTMRTATR, from the coding sequence ATGGCCTACGATTTTGATCTGTTCGTGATTGGCGCCGGTTCCGGCGGTGTGCGTGCGGCGCGCTTCGCCGCGGGGTTCGGCGCCAAGGTGGCGGTGGCCGAGAGCCGCTACCTGGGAGGCACCTGCGTCAACGTCGGTTGCGTGCCCAAGAAGCTGCTGGTGTATGGGGCCCATGTGGCCGATGAGCTCGAGCAGGCGGCAGGCTTCGGCTGGACCCTCGAGGAGGGGCACTTCGACTGGGCCACGTTGATCGCCAACAAGAACCGTGAAATCGAGCGCCTCAACGGTATCTACCGCAACCTGCTGGTCAACAGCGGTGTGACCCTGCTCCAGGGCCATGCGCGCATCACCGGCGCCCATGAGGTGGAAGTCGAAGGCCAGCGCTACAGCGCCCGGCATATCCTCATCGCCACTGGCGGCTGGCCGCAAATACCGGACATCCCGGGCAAGGAGCTGGCCATCACCTCCAACGAAGCGTTCTACCTCAAGGCATTGCCGCGACGCGTGCTGGTGGTCGGTGGCGGCTACATCGCCGTGGAGTTCGCCGGGATCTTCCAGGGCCTGGGCGCCGATACCACGCTGCTGTACCGCGGCGACCTGTTCCTGCGCGGCTTCGATGGCTCGGTGCGTACCCACCTCAAGGAAGAGCTGGAAAAGCGCGGCCTGAACCTGCAGTTCAACAGCGACATCCAGCGCATCGAGCAGCTGGACGACGGCAGCCTCAAGGCCACCCTCAAGGATGGCCGTGAGCTGGTCGCCGACTGCGTGTTCTACGCCACCGGGCGCCGTCCGATGCTGGACAACCTGGGCCTGGAGAATACCGGTGTCGAACTCGATGCCCGCGGTTTCATCCGTGTCGATGAGCAGTACCAGACCACCGAGCCTTCGATCATCGCCATCGGCGACGTGATCGGCCGCGTCCAGCTCACCCCGGTAGCCCTGGCCGAAGGCATGGCCGTGGCGCGCCGACTGTTCAAGCCCGAACACTACCGGCCGGTCGACTACCAGAACATCCCCACCGCGGTGTTCAGCCAGCCGCCGATCGGCACCGTGGGCCTGACCGAGGAGCAGGCGCTGGAGGCCGGGCACAAGGTGCAGATTTTCGAGAGCCGCTTCCGTGCGATGAAGCTCACCCTGACCGATATCCAAGAGAAGACCCTGATGAAGCTGGTGGTCGATGCCGACACCGACAAGGTCCTGGGTTGCCACATGGTCGGGCCGGATGCCGGGGAGATCATCCAGGGCCTGGGTATCGCTCTCAAGGCCGGCGCCACCAAGCAGCAGTTCGACGAGACCATCGGCGTGCACCCGACGGCGGCCGAAGAGTTCGTCACCATGCGCACGGCCACGCGCTGA
- a CDS encoding TonB-dependent receptor, translating to MAKKYVAPASLSMLGLLAVPAVHAETQDTLALPATSVTGAYEQQSYKATESKSALKIDAPLRDIPQTVNVVPESVIKDQGAQSMEDVLKNVPGVGLSNGDGQRDQVTIRGFNAIGDMYIDGVRDDALYFRDLSNIERVEVIKGPAAVLYGRGSSGGLINSVSKKPGFAPKHEVGMTLDTEGKRRTQFDTGWADPQGNQAYRLTGAFEDSDTFRDDGYIDRKAIAPSAYFRLSDDLELNLGATYLYDKRLIDFGIPALGNRPVDVDRDKRFGSGDADQDYARSEVFSFTASLDYRINDDFTLTNTSRYYHYDLDRNNTLADSSPTRFVTAPNGELLVKLNRGNVARDEYGVFNQTELKQQAQLAGMQHNLLYGVEVGYQDKYQRVFNQNNVAQVPVYRDALVPVPEHAANLSSKGTNYQQTAGFYVQDLIELNDQWKALLGVRYDIFGQEYDDIRAADVDLDRTDKTWSPRVGLVYQPDQIQSYYVSVSRSYQPSGEMFAVNAGNADLEPEKTTNYELGAKWDLLDSKLSVTAAIFRLERTNMRTPDPVNPGLTILAGEQRTDGFEATISGQLSDKWQVYAGYAFLDAEIVKSNAKTNGISNEGQTPTLTPRNSANVWLVRTLTPQWRVAAGANYVDERYTALDNQVVMPGYTTFDAALLYSEQHWDMALRLKNAFDRDYYASAHGSVDLITPGAPRTLEASVAYRF from the coding sequence ATGGCAAAAAAGTACGTTGCCCCAGCATCCCTGTCGATGCTGGGCCTGCTGGCAGTGCCTGCTGTTCACGCTGAAACCCAGGACACGCTGGCCCTGCCGGCGACTTCGGTGACCGGTGCCTACGAGCAGCAGAGCTACAAGGCCACCGAAAGCAAGAGCGCGCTGAAGATCGACGCGCCCCTGCGCGACATCCCCCAGACCGTCAATGTCGTCCCTGAAAGCGTGATCAAGGACCAGGGCGCCCAGTCCATGGAGGACGTACTCAAGAACGTACCTGGCGTCGGCCTGTCCAACGGCGATGGCCAGCGCGACCAAGTCACCATCCGTGGCTTCAACGCCATTGGCGACATGTACATCGATGGCGTGCGCGACGACGCCCTGTATTTCCGCGACCTGTCCAATATCGAGCGCGTCGAGGTCATCAAGGGCCCGGCAGCCGTGCTCTATGGCCGTGGCTCGTCCGGCGGCCTGATCAACAGCGTCAGCAAGAAGCCAGGCTTCGCGCCCAAGCACGAAGTGGGCATGACCCTGGACACCGAGGGCAAGCGCCGCACCCAGTTCGACACCGGCTGGGCCGACCCGCAAGGCAACCAGGCCTACCGCCTGACCGGCGCTTTCGAAGACAGCGACACCTTCCGCGACGATGGCTACATCGACCGCAAGGCCATCGCCCCGTCGGCCTACTTCCGCCTCTCCGACGACCTGGAGCTGAACCTCGGCGCCACCTACTTGTACGACAAGCGCCTGATCGACTTCGGCATCCCGGCCCTGGGCAACCGCCCGGTGGACGTCGACCGTGACAAGCGCTTCGGCTCCGGCGATGCGGACCAGGACTATGCCCGCAGCGAAGTGTTCTCGTTCACCGCGAGCCTGGACTACCGCATCAACGACGACTTCACGCTGACCAATACCAGCCGCTACTACCACTACGACCTGGACCGTAACAACACCCTGGCCGACAGCAGCCCTACCCGCTTCGTCACCGCGCCGAACGGCGAACTGCTGGTCAAGCTCAACCGCGGCAACGTGGCCCGCGACGAGTACGGCGTGTTCAACCAGACCGAACTCAAGCAGCAAGCGCAACTGGCCGGCATGCAGCACAACCTGCTCTATGGTGTGGAAGTGGGCTACCAGGACAAGTACCAGCGGGTGTTCAACCAGAACAATGTGGCCCAGGTTCCGGTCTATCGCGATGCTTTGGTACCGGTGCCGGAGCATGCGGCCAACCTGTCGTCCAAAGGCACCAACTATCAGCAGACAGCGGGCTTCTATGTGCAGGACCTGATCGAGCTGAACGACCAATGGAAAGCCCTGCTCGGCGTGCGCTACGACATCTTCGGCCAGGAATACGACGACATCCGCGCAGCCGACGTCGATCTGGATCGCACCGACAAAACCTGGAGCCCACGTGTCGGCCTGGTGTACCAGCCGGACCAGATCCAGTCGTACTACGTCTCCGTCAGCCGCAGCTACCAGCCTTCGGGCGAAATGTTCGCGGTCAACGCAGGCAACGCCGACCTGGAACCTGAAAAAACCACCAACTACGAGCTGGGCGCCAAGTGGGACCTGCTCGACAGCAAGCTGTCGGTGACCGCGGCGATCTTCCGCCTTGAACGCACCAACATGCGCACCCCGGACCCGGTGAATCCTGGCCTGACCATTCTGGCCGGCGAGCAGCGCACCGATGGTTTCGAAGCCACCATCAGCGGCCAGCTCTCGGACAAGTGGCAGGTCTATGCCGGCTACGCCTTCCTGGACGCCGAGATCGTCAAGTCCAACGCCAAGACCAACGGCATCTCCAACGAAGGCCAGACCCCGACGCTGACGCCGCGCAACAGCGCGAACGTCTGGCTGGTGCGCACCCTCACCCCGCAATGGCGCGTCGCCGCTGGCGCAAACTATGTGGACGAGCGCTACACCGCACTGGACAACCAGGTTGTCATGCCCGGCTACACCACCTTCGACGCCGCGCTGCTGTACAGCGAACAGCACTGGGACATGGCGCTGCGCCTGAAGAATGCCTTCGACCGCGACTACTACGCCTCCGCCCACGGTTCGGTGGACCTGATCACCCCGGGTGCGCCGCGGACCCTGGAAGCGAGCGTGGCCTATCGCTTCTGA
- the ahpC gene encoding alkyl hydroperoxide reductase subunit C: MPIINSQVKPFNATAYHKGEFVQVSEADLKGKWSVVFFYPADFTFVCPTELGDLADNYAEFQKLGVEIYGVSTDTHFTHKAWHDTSETIGKIQYPLIGDPTHVIARNFDVLIEEAGLADRGTFVINPEGQIKIVEINDGGVGRDASELLRKVKAAQYVAAHPGEVCPAKWKEGEATLAPSLDLVGKI, encoded by the coding sequence ATGCCAATCATCAACAGCCAGGTCAAACCGTTCAACGCTACCGCCTACCACAAGGGCGAGTTCGTCCAGGTCAGCGAAGCCGACCTGAAGGGCAAGTGGTCCGTCGTGTTCTTCTACCCAGCCGACTTCACCTTCGTCTGCCCGACCGAACTGGGTGACCTGGCCGACAACTACGCCGAGTTCCAGAAGCTGGGCGTGGAAATCTACGGTGTGTCCACCGACACCCACTTCACCCACAAGGCCTGGCACGACACCTCGGAAACCATCGGCAAGATCCAGTACCCGCTGATCGGTGACCCGACCCACGTCATCGCCCGCAACTTCGACGTGCTGATCGAAGAAGCCGGCCTGGCTGATCGCGGCACCTTCGTGATCAACCCTGAAGGCCAGATCAAGATCGTCGAAATCAACGACGGTGGCGTAGGCCGCGATGCCAGCGAGCTGCTGCGCAAGGTCAAGGCTGCCCAGTACGTTGCCGCCCACCCGGGTGAAGTCTGCCCAGCCAAGTGGAAAGAAGGCGAGGCCACCCTGGCGCCGTCCCTGGACCTGGTCGGCAAGATCTGA
- the galU gene encoding UTP--glucose-1-phosphate uridylyltransferase GalU, with amino-acid sequence MIKKCLFPAAGYGTRFLPATKAMPKEMLPVVNKPLIQYGVEEALDAGLSEISIVTGRGKRALEDHFDISYELETQIKGTDKEKYLVGIRRLLDECSFSYTRQTEMKGLGHAILTGRPLIGDEPFAVVLADDLCVNPEGDGILTQMVKLYNQFRCSIVAIQEVDPQETNKYGVIAGDMIRDDIYRVTNMVEKPKPEDAPSNLAIIGRYILTPDIFDIIQNTEPGKGGEIQITDALMKQAQDGCVLAYKFKGKRFDCGGAEGYIEATNFCFENYYKTGKAY; translated from the coding sequence ATGATCAAGAAATGCTTGTTCCCGGCAGCCGGCTACGGCACCCGCTTCCTGCCTGCTACCAAAGCCATGCCCAAGGAAATGCTGCCGGTGGTCAACAAGCCACTGATCCAGTATGGCGTCGAGGAGGCCCTGGATGCCGGCCTGAGCGAGATCTCCATCGTGACCGGCCGCGGCAAGCGCGCCCTGGAAGACCACTTCGACATCAGCTATGAGCTGGAAACCCAGATCAAGGGCACCGACAAGGAAAAATACCTGGTCGGTATCCGCCGTCTGCTGGACGAGTGTTCCTTCTCCTACACCCGCCAGACCGAGATGAAAGGCCTGGGCCACGCCATCCTCACCGGCCGTCCGCTGATCGGCGACGAGCCGTTCGCCGTGGTGCTGGCGGACGACCTGTGCGTCAACCCCGAAGGCGACGGCATCCTCACCCAGATGGTCAAGCTGTACAACCAGTTCCGTTGCTCGATCGTCGCCATCCAGGAAGTCGACCCGCAGGAAACCAACAAGTACGGCGTGATCGCCGGCGACATGATCCGCGATGACATCTACCGGGTGACCAACATGGTCGAGAAGCCCAAGCCCGAAGATGCCCCGTCGAACCTGGCGATCATCGGCCGTTATATCCTGACCCCGGATATCTTCGACATCATTCAGAACACCGAGCCAGGCAAGGGCGGCGAGATCCAGATCACCGACGCGCTGATGAAACAGGCCCAGGACGGTTGCGTGCTGGCGTACAAGTTCAAGGGCAAGCGTTTCGACTGCGGCGGCGCCGAAGGCTACATCGAGGCGACCAACTTCTGCTTCGAGAACTACTACAAGACCGGCAAGGCGTACTGA